The DNA window CGGTATTTTGAATTGAACTGCTATTTTGCtttaattgtttttggagaAATTTATTTGTTGAAGTGCTAAACTGTGAGTAGATAAGGAAGTCTACATGCAGCAGCTACCCATTTGTGCTTCACATTTTATTCATAGCTTTGGATTGGTGATAAATAGTTAATTTCTCTGAACTTGGCGGAaggaatttattaaaataaatttcataaataacaTGTCACGAATCTCACGATGTTTGGGCTAATctagacatgcacaaaccgaatcggaccgccggttaaccggtgGTTCGAACCGAATGGCGGTTCGGCAgttcaagcgggccggttcaggttaaAAAAAAGTGTGAACCGTAActggcggttcaaaaccgccggttcgccggtttgaaccggcggttcaacggttccAAAGGTAGGATTCCTGCTAGAGCGTAGGTTTTCAGGCTAGGTGGGTAGAAAAACCGTCGGTTTCCGACCGTTCAGCacctttttcaggtggcagcgtataggtggcagtgtataggcctgaaaacaagtcagaaaccgtggactgaaccgccggttcaggagGTAAACCGGccgaaatttgaatttttttttcttccaattttactcctataaatacctcacttcCCCCGTCATGTTTACTCACTTCATTCTTGTGTcaacaaggatttccttctcaatctcaatttctttattttctatcctcattctctctaattgctcaagttgttaactactatatttgttgttgtgtttgtaATTTACTATTTATTCAATACTACATATtacatactactttcattttgcattatgtcttttctcgtggtggaccgggacatggtgatcggggcaaaggaattgcccaagatcaaagtagtcgtccccaaagatcaaagctacctagtcgtcgagaagttatgtaagaggtttcccgagtggcgcctgaacgcatgcaagtaagttctaaaaaataaaattatttttacaattcataatttcataagattgagtttttttaaaaaaatttgtgttcctaattaaaacttcaacttatataatatttatagatagaagaagatcataggatggccatgctactcgctgaaatgcatcaaggtggggggagaggcggtggtagttcccaacaacaagatgacgagtacgacgtgtctatatcgtcggactcggacaacaatgatgatagatctcattctcatattccgtctagcaccggcggaaatgaggacatgcGTCCCCTTTCACCCACTAAAAAacattgaaatctgatatttttgttaaacactacaagaaggtctcGGTGGTAATTCCAAGTCCTAATGATCcgctctctcaagaagagacatcggcgtttcatgcatattgtaactattgtgataaagtctacaaatttgcgagtggtgggggatatggcaccctccgtcgtcatttggtgacaaagcatccggtagaatgtggcactgcctttacccaaacccaactaaacttccaacccggtggctcaggttcgtcaggtatgcctctttttaaatatgatcctaaaaattttgctaacgttatgactagatgggctgcaatgaagcattttccttttaatgtttattatgacaaaaaatttgaggttactatgcaaagtggtttaaacgtagctgtcaaaagagtaggtcgaatgaccgttcaacgatctaccgttcgacaatgtttggagaaaaaagttgaattatcacgttatttactcaACTTGGGACACAGAGTGAACATTCACTCTGATGTATGGACTTATTGTTTTAAtagacattcatacatgggcattacagttcactttgtggacaatagttggactttgaacaagcgtttgattggttttagagaacttgagacaccacacactgcacccgaaattgcttctttaattattcaagttttgaatgaatttcaattatgcaataagatattttctgttggttttgataatgcaactgctaacactgcaagtattaatgacttgattgcggcttgtgctccggttattggtggtaagtattttcatgaaagatgcatatgtcatattttgaatttatgtgtacaagatgcgttTGAaatatggcaaaagcatgttagtcctattagaactgcagttagattaatccatcaaaagccgcctattggcaaagcttggaagaagtattgccatcaaaagaaggtAAGATATACAAAATTtaccatggatgtgtctcatagatggaattcgacatatgattgtctgaattctactttgacgcataaagattctttgtgtgattttttagaacctatcccgtttctgatttatatttgtcgcatagttgttgggatcatagcgTGGCTTTacttaaattgttcaaatatttcaaaaatgcgactgttgaattatcgggtgtttattattgcactgctgttcgtgttttagatcattgcatgtatatatcacttggttttaaaactgcgatgaaaaatgcttcatcttctcctgaattgatgtgtgttttatattatatgattacaaaatggcttaagtacttcagtgagattccaacggtgtttttgattgtaaaggtcttggatccaaaatggaaattagccggtacctccaggattttagatttttattataacaatttgagttctattgatcttgttCCACTTCAAGCATTACAAGTGGATACCAATGATCAATGGGGAGTAAACCTAaccgaaacatttcaaataaacctcccggaccggtcaattatccaacaaacctccgagtttaacttgcgtgctctctacaacgaatatgaaaccaagtataacagtacccaccaagtcagaaaacctacccctcctcaacaacataactttggcttcgcatttcaaaccgattatgatgaccccgacgcgcaatcccaattagccgacctatacagctacagcatCGGCGGAAGGTCGTCCTCAtgtatggtaagtgagttagatttatatttcgattcactcttttcctttggtgatgaaggtcctactcctcccgcccaaatcgacatcctcaattggtggggaacacacgagaaagattttctcatatttgcgtcaatggccaaggagattttttcggttccggcttccactgtcgccgtcgagtcagctttcagtgttggatcacgtgtgttggatgaatcaagaagtaagctctctgcgaaaaatatgaaagtcgtgatgttacttgatgattgagccaaagctgacgtcagagaacaagaaaatgattgggatgatcgtcaggaggaatcacaagaagaattcaccggggatgaatcgtaggccaaccgtcaaccgccagCCAacccaaataggtaagtaaggtaagagaactacgtgtgCTTTGATTctctaatgcaaatgagcattggagatacgtaggcacctcaacttaaatgttaaatttaagttgagctcaagtcatttttccttttatttcttttttttcccatttgtttctactttaaaatatgcaaatacaattaaataattgtatttgtatatactctagtcggtgAAATaaatttctctataaggctaaatccgggaaacttttgacaattctactataattgttgattgttagactaaactcaacatttaaggtaGAATTGCTAAATGTGTcatcaatttagttatgtagaaacatctcattcgccgactaagagtatatatacttataaatttattgttcaaaaCTTCAAGGCTTTTTTGTAATTAGTTTCGTTGtagactagtagtctcgttgtatttaaattttttgtttaagacttcaagttttttgtgatttgtaattgttgtaacttgtaatctcaataaaattgcaattttcatcgtgattttttcaattttatttacgcacatttcatagataaataaataaaaaaatgcaaaaaaaaaatacgaaccaccgaaccggcccggaaccggcggtttcggccaaaaaccgccggaaccgccggggaccttggcgggccggttcaggttcaaggaaaccggaaccggcggttttcgaaccgtgtgcatgcctcATCATTATTGACGAATGAATGCTCATTCGCATAATAAGGTTAATTAAATATGTTAATCCTCTTAAATCTGTTCAGAACTAGCGGTTTTCGAACCGTATGCATGCCTCATCATTATTGACGAATGAATGCTCATTCGCATAATAAGGTTAATTAAATATGTTAATCCTCTTAAATCTGTTCAGAACTAGCGGTTTTCGAACCGCATGCATGCCTCATCATTATTGACGAATGAATGCAAAATAAGGTTAATTAAATATGTTAATCCTCTTAAATCGTGAGACCGGTCTAacaattttcaattatttctttccttttctgtGGTCCAGTGGATAGAATACTTTAATACTCCCTCAACGTAGGCAGTTTGTCTTGTAAACCAACAATTGGTCACACGAAGTCTAATCTACAATCCCACAAAAATCTCTCTCTAACAATTGGCTGAATCATATCCTGTCTCAATTATTTCATTTcttctgttttcttcattttacGCTGTGGGTTTACTGCCAAAAATGAGTCTCTGAGGTATGCAATCACTGTCGTTCCCTGCTTTCAAAATCTTCATTCTTAACATGTCAAAGATTTCTTCATTCTTAATTATTCACTAGTACGAAGATCTGATTCTAAATGGAATTGAGTTGTTTTGTGGCATGATCAGTAGGTTTCTGATGATTTTGTAAATTATGGTTCGATTGAATGAAAAATCACTGTTTGTTTACCAAAAGATGgggcttttgtgttttttgAGCGAAATTTGATTTGTAGAATCTGAGAGGAGGTGAAATTTGTGGAGATGGAAAAGAAGTGCAAGAGCATAGTGTGGTTTAGGAGGGATTTGAGAATTGAAGACAATCCAGCTTTAGCAGCTGTTGCAAGGGATGGGACTGTTTTACCAGTTTTCATATGGTGCCCTAAGGAGGAAGGCCCTTATCACCCCGGTCGGGTTTCGAGGTGGTGGCTGAAGCACTCCCTTATTCATCTGCAGCAGTCACTGAGATCTCTTGGTGCAGAACTCCTCGTCATCAAAGCTGATACCACTCTCTCTGCTCTGTTAGACTGCATTAACGCTGTCGGGGCGACCAAAGTTGTGTATAACCATCTCTATGGTGCGTATCTATAACTTGTGTTGATTCAGTTCTTAAATATGAATGCCTGCCATAGCTTTAATAAACTGTCACAGCTAAGTTTCAGCTTTTTATATGAGTTGTCATTGTGCTGCTTTTTCTTGGAACAAGATCACAGCGGTATGGTGCTTCAAATTGTTGATACATGAAATGATCTTTGGTGTTTTAGCTCAAATTTGGCAGTATAGTGGATCAGTTTAAGAATAAAATGAATTGCTAGTCATAGAGTATTATTTTCATCAAACTTAGGTAAACCTAAACTCAATTAAAATAGGAGAGGTTCAAGCTActtaatttccttttattatagtagtattaaattaaccTAGGGTTTAGCAAGCAAAATAGGCGCTTGATTCctattttttctcattaatGTATCATGGCCAGAGGGATATATTCACAATCTTTAGTATTTTTTTCTGAATCTATATCAATGTAAGAGTTAAATAGTGGGTAGAGGTTGCTGTTGCTATTACTCATATATTTTTAGTGGAATGGATCAATCTATTAAGTAAACTGACAATCAACTCATTGGTTTTTCATCAGTTTTATGACATTCCAACTATGATATTAGCAAATTGTACAGATAATCACACCCATACTAAAATgggaattaattaataaatctttGTTGGACCATTGCATGAGGATAGTTTATGGGGCTCAAATATTTATATGATTTCACTCTTTCCCAGATCCAATTTCACTTGTTCGTGATCATAATATTAAGCAGAAGTTAGTTGAACTTGGTATTGAAGTGCAAAGCTTTAATGGCGAGTTATTGTTTGAGCCGTGGGAAGTGTATGATGACAATGAACAAGCATTTACAACCTTTAATGCATATTGGGAGAAATGCATGAACGCGCAAAAAGATCCCGTTTCACATCTTCCACCATGGCGCTTGGCTCTAGCTGAAGGTATGTTGTGATCTTTGTTCAGTCACTTGTAATGTAGTTCTGGTCACGACTTTCGATTTAGCAGAAGATGCTTATTATTTTTCCCTATTCCATAAGAAACTAGCTAAGCATTCTTAGCTTATTTCCTCTCTGCCAATTTTAGCTGTAGCATAGTAGAAATGTTCTAACAATTTTGCAGTAGTACTAATGAGTTTATAAACTGATatgattgaaaaaaattatGCTTTCCTATTTTTTGGCAGGAGCGGGTATGAATACCTCAGTTGAGGCGTTGAACCTTGAAAATGAATCAGAAAAGTCGAGTAATGCTTTACTGGGAAGAGGTTGGTCACCCGGTTGGAGCAGTGCTGACAAGACCTTCACTGAATTCATTGAACACCATTTGCTTAACTACTCAAAGGATAGGCTAAACGTTGGGAGAAATTCTACTTCCCTTTTGTCTCCTTATCTGCATTTTGGTGAGCTTAGCGTTAGGAAAGTGTTTCAAAGCGTGCGGATGAAGCAGTTAGTTTGGAAAAACGAGCAAAACACAGTCGGAGAAGAGAGTGCAACCTTTTTCCTTAGGGCTATCGGCCTCAGAGAGTATTCTCGTTACATTTGTTTCAATTTTCCATTCACTCATGAAAGGTCACTGCTGAGCAGTCTTCAATATTTTCCATGGGACTCCAACCAAGCTCATTTCAAGGCTTGGCGACAGGGTCGGACTGGATATCCACTAGTGGATGCAGGAATGCGAGAGCTCTGGGCAACCGGATGGATTCACAACCGGATAAGAATAATTGTTTCAAGTTTCTTCGTGAAGTTTCTTCTTCTACCATGGCAATGGGGCATGAAGTATTTCTGGGATACACTTCTTGATGCAGACATAGAAAGTGATATTCTTGGTTGGCAATATATTTCAGGGAGTTTGCCCGATGGCCACGAACTCGAGCGTATGGATAGTCCACAGGTAACTAGTACGGAGTAATACTAATTCATCTCTTACCAAACCTTACGGTTTTATCTTAATTAAACATTGCCACAATGTGATCCAGGTTCATGGATTCAAATTTGATCCAGAGGGTGAATACGTGAGGCAGTGGCTGCCTGAATTAGCAAGGATGCCGGCTGAGTGGATCCATCATCCGTGGGATGCTCCTCTCTCTGTGCTTAAATCCGCAGGCGTGGATCTCGGATCAAACTATCCAAAGCCTCTAATTGATATGGACTTAGCCAGGGATATGCTAACTGAAGCCATATCAGTAATGCATGGGAAAGAAGCAGCTGGAAAGGCAGCAGTGACTGATGGAACGGATGAAGTTGTGTTTGATAATTCCGAGCCTCACGAGAAAGTGGCTGTGTCGAAGGCAGTTGCCAAAGAAAGGAAGCCATGTCCAGCTAGTTCGTCTCACGATCAAAGGGTTCCATCCATGAGGAATGCCAATAGCATGATCCAGAATAGGAAAAGACCGAACCCGGGTGAAGATGGTAGGGTTATGAAAGATAACGTGAATAGCTGCAACATTGACAAACAGGTGTCGAAAATGGGCGATGATGACTTGTGCTCTACAGCGGAATCTTCGTCGTCTAAGAAAGTCATGACAAACAGTAGAATCTCATTCTCTGTTCCTCAGAACTGCTCTTCAATGTCAACTGGTGCACCATATCCGGTCCCCGAGTCCTCGGACCACAATGATAGTTGGCACGAAGAGGTTGGAACAGAAGAGATGTCAAGCAAAAATGGTAAGACGCGACGCTGAAAGCCTTGTTTCTAATAACGCACACGTCTTTGTACTAATATAAGTGCTGATCATTCAAGAATGTAAAAATCTTGCTTTTTCAGGAACCAGCAATTTGCAGATATCTGGGAAACAGATTATCCATGAAGATGAAAGCTAGCTCTTTAATCAATCTGTGAGTGCAATGGCCTAACTGAATGAGATTTGTGAGTTATCATCATGTTATTTACTTCTCTTGGTAGAGTAATACTACTTGATAGGTGTAACATATTTTCGTTTTTCTGTGTTGTTGAAAAGGTAGTTATCCTTGAGAAAAGCAAAAGAATGGATCTTAAGACCGTTGTAGGTATACAAGTTTGTTCCTGttctctctttcctttttatataCATAAAACAACACGAAACTAGTTTACTTGATCGTATACTCTATTTGGTACGacattattcttttatttgtgttttgCACACAAATTCTGTACCGTCTAAATAATTACgctaatttaaatatattgttAGTAGTTCATGTgcctaatttattttatccactAGATTAAAAAAACGGATGGCTGAGATTTGGTCGatctttaaaattattttacctTTTGGCGTAATTACGCAAACTCAACACACACTATGATGTGTAAGGTTGTTACACATGTATGTCCAGTTACGCTAATTTGCTCCTAAAGGCAATTATGTAAAATCTTGTTTCACAAATTCTCATAGTTTGTTAAGGATAacacatcatcatcatcatcatcatcatgtaCTGAACGCTTTCCTTAAACGCTGTCGCTACTTCCtctttaaaattagaattaatgGGCTGGTGAGAGATAAATAGACGAGAATGGATATAGATGCTTTTAAGTTTGCGAAACGGAATGAATAAAGTGAAGGAAGGTGGTTTAGACAATTCTTTATATTGTAAATCATCTTTCAaataatttgttaatttttccaAATTCAAAACATAGGGTATGAATTAGCTGAAATCATACCATGCATACCAAGATCGTTAACATATATTGTAGTACTAATATATACTACCTCTCCCCCCATTTAAGGAAAATTGTTTTACTTTATAAAGAAATGAGTGAAAAAGATCTCTCCCCCCATTTAAGGAAAATTGTTTTACTTTATAAAGATATGAGTGAAAAAGATTAGAGGAACATGAGTTTCACTTTTATATACTTTTTCTGTCCACAAAAGATAGGCCAATATttaaatgacacgagttttagtGCGTAATTGGTAAACTATGAGAGAAAGTGAAAAAATGTGGAAATAGTATAGGTGAATTGCGAGGTCCACATTATTAGTTGTAAAAAACTTTCATACTTAAATGTACGTATGTTATCATGAGTCTATCCATTGGAGTCTAATTTTGACTCTATGATCTCTGAGTTTTGGTGCTGTCTTCGTCTCACTCATATGAGTGATATTTATTTCTGTTTATATATGTTGTTGGAATTTGTATTTAATACTAGTAAGTCCAatatattagagcatctccgaTAGAGATAGCCCCGTCATAGCCCAGTCACAAATTCCACCTATCACATCATCAGTACTAAAaacttctcctgccacatcatcaggacaagcaactggacaagcaataggtccgccatagcctaaccacaataaacaaaattataaaaaacaaataattaacaatcacacaaaatatatccaagccccttggcctagcggtaaagggtgctggataccgcgtctatcctggaggtctcgagttcgaaccctgggtggcgtaatttgtctttcctccttgttataggagttgatttgtaatttcctccttcatatatatgatataaatatatgaagttaatttttgaaaaaaaaaaaaaaaacaatcacacaaaatatggaattaaatttacgacacagatacaggaaaattcaataataacattaaaattttaaaaagtaaattaattaaaaaaattacattaatttaaaaaaattacattaatttttaaaaaaactcctcctccacacacgagcccccccgcctccgcctcactcctcgccatcgccgccgccgttgtcgccgctatccgggacccccaaatctgccgcatctgagccccccaactgtgccgcggcggcattcaaatcggcccgcatactcacgagcattgagagaagaaaactcttctcctcggggtcagttgccgtcttccagtcagctaagatcttgtacatctgagcccgcgtttgttgatGCGCGAAGAAGGCGAACTCGGCTGTCGACCAGCCAACAgtggggatgccgactggacctcctgggacccctggcaagcccgttgcgcccgcctttgaccaaccgggcgagtgcagcgagtaaacgcgggaggggacggaAACTCCagaacatcctcggggaggtcgtgggaaccgccgctgctgccgccgctgtaatcaccggtatagttcagtcgctgcttcttcggccagccagcatcgacacctgcccaaaacttctcggagtccatcagcacctcatagcagttccagtaggtgaactccttataaagcccgggcacggggaaggctttctccgctatcctcttgcagtcctcgtcagtttggccactggtctgcatgcggagggcgttggtgtacaagtccgaaaatcgggagaccgcagccctgattcggtcccactccttccggcactcctccccgctgcgtggcctcccatccgggcaaaatgccttgtaggctgctgctattttagcccacaagttgacgatcctctgattgttcgaggcgaggggatcatcgcaaacactcacccatgCCTTGGACaacgcgacgttctccgcatccatccacttcctccgtgctgGGCTctcgtcatcagccggctgcgacgactcaccgaccaccctcttgcccttgcccttcttcttctttggcacgccccgaccccgccctactccccccatttgaacgggagtgtccgcatccccgagatctatccccaactcctctaaggagaaagtataaGTCctagtgaactgcgtctccgatggggtcgatgtgtgcgaagaagcagtcaaaaaatcaaaactggggcgatagacgttgtccccctCCCCCCCGGCTGCATCCCCAGCTGCCACCctggcatcatctgcatctcgggtgcccaccccggcatcatctgcatcccgggtaccccctgcccgcccggcATCGCCAGTCCGCCCTGCATCCCCTACCATCCCGACATACTACCCCcggatgccatcccgggcatcatctgctgccaagggtacatgttatAGTGCCCgaccatcggaccccatccacttcccacgggtaccgtgggagtttgagacccgctcgtcattggagtagactcgttgttgtgctccatttcgcgttgttgctattgtacagaaattaagatagagagaaaactcgttaaaacaagtggtgagaatgaaaatgacgtgcgaatcgcgtatatatagtgtttcgaaaattaaataaaaaaataaaaaatcgggttgccgatcgctcgccgatcgggagcctgcaatggcggccagccgatcggcgagcgcatcggccagcgcccgggaatcggcgtgcgctcgccgtttttctcgccgatttggcgctcgcctactgcaatggttcggcgagcgtaCCGGCCAGCGCTGGGAATAGGCTAGCCGGTCctctcgccgccattgtggatactCTTACTCGCAAAAGGAGATAAATGATAGGAACAATGCAATCTTAATGATACAGAAAGTGATTTTTTGTTTAAACAGAAACACCAATCTCAATTCAATGAGAAGCACATTTCAAGCTTCCAAAACCGAATACTAATGTTACTAATGTAAAGAAAACTTAAACGAGGAAAGCAATTGAAAATAGAAACACAAGAATTCAGCAAACGCAGACTTATATATGTAGTCAGTCACCCTTTGAAGTTTGAAGAAAGAAAGTTAAGGTCCTTGTGGCTCATTGGTTTCGTCGTCTATTGTTTCTTGTGACGCTTCTTCCAGCGATTTGCCCTTCGCCTCAGGCACCGCCAAGGTGCAAATCATTCCAAGCAAATTAATGACTCCAAGAACAATGAGAGCATTCTTGACTCCAATGCCCGGCGGGAAGCCTGCGTCGGTCTTGCTCTTGTCTTTGTTCTGTGCTGCGTACAGAAAACCATAAGCCCCAACAATGGCTCCGGCCTTTCCAGCCGCAGCCGATATCCCGTGGCACGTGGAGATCTCCGCTGGCACGACGAAAGTGGTGGCGTTGGGCCCGAAATTGGCGAAGAAAAAGGTGAGtctagacgtcaccacggttcgggaaccggcggttcacggttcggaaccgccggttccggttcaagacttggatgaacctgaaccggcccgaccaaggttcggcggttccggttcgtgaaccgtgaaccgccggaaccgccgtgcaaatccggttccgggccggttcgtccggttcggcggttcgatttttttttaattgtaaatttgaaattcaagtaaaaaatgtaaatatatttgcataaataaaattagaataaaacgatgtacaaatgcaattttattgatacacattacaactttaaaattacaaattacaactttaaaattacaaataacaactaaaaatttacaaataacaacttaaaatttacaaattacaactttaaaattacaaattacaacttaaaatttacaaattacaacttaaaaatttaaaattacaaaagacctaaagtcttgattacaatttacaaattacatattcgaaacaaaagggagaaaaaaaaaataaaagaaaaggactcgagttcaacttaaatttaaaatttaagttgagatgcctacgtatcctcaatgctcaattgcattttggaatcaaagtccacgtagttctcttaccttgcttacctatttggcttgatcggaggaattggcggcgcgcctactcttcttcgtcggggaagtagtcttggtcgggttgtactacttgattgttccaatccggttcttggtctctaatttcggcggagcaccaatcatcaagtaacatggtggcttccatgttttgcccgatgagtctacttcttctgtcgtccaagacgttgcctccaacactaaaggcggactcgacggcgacagtggaagccggaaccgaaaagatctccttggccattgatgcaaggatgggaaaatctttctcgtgtgatccccaccaatctaggacgtcgatttgttggggaacgggacctccttcttcctcattgaatgaaaagtgtgagtcaaaatataagtctaactcacttgtcgaatttgccgtccttcatccgctgctgaagccgtataggtccgccaattgggattgggcgtcggggtcatcaacttggaagaagccaaagttatgtgtttgacgggggggtctaggtctcacttggtgggtacggttgtacttggcttcgtaatcgtgaaagagagcccgcaagtcgaactcaaaacttctttgggggcttgggaggtgggggatgtttatttggaatgtttgggctaggtttatgtagtacggggctagtgtagcaatt is part of the Salvia splendens isolate huo1 chromosome 6, SspV2, whole genome shotgun sequence genome and encodes:
- the LOC121809412 gene encoding cryptochrome-1-like, whose product is MEKKCKSIVWFRRDLRIEDNPALAAVARDGTVLPVFIWCPKEEGPYHPGRVSRWWLKHSLIHLQQSLRSLGAELLVIKADTTLSALLDCINAVGATKVVYNHLYDPISLVRDHNIKQKLVELGIEVQSFNGELLFEPWEVYDDNEQAFTTFNAYWEKCMNAQKDPVSHLPPWRLALAEGAGMNTSVEALNLENESEKSSNALLGRGWSPGWSSADKTFTEFIEHHLLNYSKDRLNVGRNSTSLLSPYLHFGELSVRKVFQSVRMKQLVWKNEQNTVGEESATFFLRAIGLREYSRYICFNFPFTHERSLLSSLQYFPWDSNQAHFKAWRQGRTGYPLVDAGMRELWATGWIHNRIRIIVSSFFVKFLLLPWQWGMKYFWDTLLDADIESDILGWQYISGSLPDGHELERMDSPQVHGFKFDPEGEYVRQWLPELARMPAEWIHHPWDAPLSVLKSAGVDLGSNYPKPLIDMDLARDMLTEAISVMHGKEAAGKAAVTDGTDEVVFDNSEPHEKVAVSKAVAKERKPCPASSSHDQRVPSMRNANSMIQNRKRPNPGEDGRVMKDNVNSCNIDKQVSKMGDDDLCSTAESSSSKKVMTNSRISFSVPQNCSSMSTGAPYPVPESSDHNDSWHEEVGTEEMSSKNGTSNLQISGKQIIHEDES